The following proteins are co-located in the Trichormus variabilis 0441 genome:
- a CDS encoding glycine betaine ABC transporter substrate-binding protein — translation MKRFLIFFLLSLTLVLAIASCSPSTNTTNGDIIIASKDFTEQDILGEILAQQIEETTSLKVARRPRLGGSFVCHNAILAGKIDAYIEYTGTAFTGILKQPVINNPQVVYEKLKQAYSQRFQLEVMPSLGFENTFAIIVRGEDARRYNIQTLTDAAQYTPQWRGGFGYEFLEREDGFPGLAKTYGLKFTKPPQIMDLGLIYRALIQKQVDMVAGNSTDGQIARLGLVVLKDDQQYFPPYEATPIVRQETLKKYPQLKTAIAQLTGKIAADEMRQLNYLVEGELQDIKEVAREFRKSKGLIKTL, via the coding sequence ATGAAAAGATTTTTAATATTTTTCTTATTATCTTTGACTTTGGTGCTGGCGATCGCTAGTTGTAGTCCCAGCACAAATACAACTAATGGCGATATTATTATCGCCTCAAAAGACTTTACGGAACAAGATATTCTAGGTGAAATTTTAGCACAGCAAATTGAAGAGACTACTAGCTTAAAAGTAGCTCGCCGTCCGCGATTGGGTGGCTCTTTTGTTTGTCATAATGCGATTCTTGCTGGCAAGATAGATGCTTATATTGAATATACTGGCACCGCTTTTACTGGTATATTAAAACAACCAGTAATTAATAATCCTCAAGTAGTTTACGAGAAGCTAAAACAAGCTTATAGTCAACGGTTTCAACTAGAGGTAATGCCTAGCTTAGGTTTTGAAAATACATTTGCCATCATTGTTCGAGGTGAAGATGCGAGGCGCTATAACATCCAAACTCTCACAGACGCGGCTCAATATACACCCCAATGGCGCGGTGGCTTTGGCTATGAATTTTTAGAACGAGAGGATGGTTTTCCTGGGTTAGCCAAGACTTACGGTTTAAAGTTTACTAAACCACCACAAATTATGGACTTGGGTTTAATATATCGTGCCTTGATTCAAAAACAAGTTGATATGGTAGCGGGTAACTCGACAGATGGACAAATTGCTCGTTTGGGTTTAGTAGTTCTCAAAGATGATCAACAATACTTTCCTCCGTACGAAGCAACACCAATTGTCAGACAAGAAACCTTAAAAAAATATCCCCAATTAAAAACAGCGATCGCGCAATTAACTGGTAAAATTGCTGCTGATGAAATGCGACAACTCAATTATTTAGTTGAAGGCGAATTACAGGACATAAAAGAAGTAGCAAGGGAGTTCCGTAAATCCAAAGGACTCATCAAAACTCTCTAA
- a CDS encoding ABC transporter ATP-binding protein, producing the protein MVKELAIRTRGLTKQFERHIAVNDVDLEIQMGEVYGLIGPNGAGKTTLIRMLAAAEEQTTGEIYINGEHLRLDKSNSTLKRHLGYLPDDYPLYEDLTVWDYLDYFARLYRLREPRRTQRLHEVLELIQLENKRKSQISTLSRGMKQRLSLARTIIHEPILLLLDEPVSGLDPIARMQFRQIIKALQEAGMTILISSHVLSDLAELCTSVGIMELGFLVESASLQALYQRLSQQQIMLSTSGSLESLMSELKNYPLVEQCEKIPGKNSIRVNFAGTQDDCAELLRSLILSGIPITNFHCTQEDLESIFLKLGHKQAS; encoded by the coding sequence ATGGTAAAAGAATTAGCAATTCGTACCCGTGGATTAACTAAGCAATTTGAACGACATATTGCCGTCAATGACGTTGATTTAGAGATCCAAATGGGTGAAGTATATGGGTTAATTGGGCCGAATGGTGCGGGAAAAACAACTCTCATCCGAATGTTAGCAGCAGCTGAGGAACAAACTACAGGGGAAATTTATATTAACGGGGAACATCTACGACTTGATAAAAGTAACTCCACTCTCAAGCGTCACCTTGGCTACCTACCTGATGACTATCCTCTGTACGAAGATTTAACAGTCTGGGATTACTTAGATTATTTTGCGAGGCTGTATCGCTTGCGGGAACCACGCCGGACTCAACGCCTACATGAAGTTTTAGAACTGATACAACTAGAAAATAAACGTAAAAGCCAAATTTCTACCCTATCACGGGGGATGAAACAGCGTTTGAGTTTAGCACGGACGATTATTCATGAACCCATTTTACTGCTGTTAGATGAGCCTGTTTCTGGGCTTGATCCCATTGCGAGAATGCAGTTTCGGCAAATCATTAAAGCGTTGCAAGAAGCGGGGATGACAATATTAATTTCTTCTCATGTTTTGAGTGATTTAGCCGAACTTTGTACATCTGTAGGGATTATGGAGTTGGGTTTTTTAGTAGAAAGCGCTTCACTGCAAGCACTTTACCAACGACTTTCTCAGCAACAGATTATGTTATCTACATCGGGTAGTTTAGAATCTCTTATGAGTGAATTAAAAAATTATCCATTAGTCGAGCAATGTGAGAAAATACCGGGAAAAAATAGCATAAGGGTTAATTTTGCTGGTACACAAGATGATTGTGCAGAATTACTGCGATCGCTCATTCTCTCCGGTATCCCCATAACTAACTTTCATTGTACACAAGAAGATTTGGAAAGTATCTTCTTAAAATTAGGACACAAACAAGCATCTTAA
- a CDS encoding SGNH/GDSL hydrolase family protein: protein MSTATKHFPAWAFFSLVSNGILMLAVILLIWQQQKLSIFSSNAPLSVPVSQPQAVAPELGPRHQLNYQQWVDILKQEANVAAEKRPQRLSIMAGDSLSLWFPVELLPEDRNWLNQGISGETSRGLLQRLNLFDKTQPETIFVMIGINDLIRGVNDEVILDNQRQILRYLRKTHPKTQIFVQSILPHGAEDATWEGKEKLLAIPNSRIQKLNQQLRSIATKQSVKYMDLYPLFTNQKGNMRPEFTTDGLHLSPAGYVVWRTALQVYQQGVDR, encoded by the coding sequence GTGTCAACTGCTACAAAACACTTTCCGGCTTGGGCTTTTTTCTCACTGGTATCCAACGGCATACTGATGCTGGCTGTCATCTTGCTAATTTGGCAACAGCAGAAATTATCCATCTTTTCCAGTAATGCACCCCTCTCGGTTCCAGTTAGTCAACCCCAAGCTGTTGCACCAGAGTTAGGTCCCCGTCACCAACTCAATTACCAACAATGGGTAGATATTCTTAAACAAGAAGCCAACGTCGCTGCCGAAAAACGTCCCCAGCGCTTAAGCATAATGGCTGGGGATTCTCTAAGTTTGTGGTTTCCCGTTGAATTATTACCGGAAGATAGGAACTGGCTCAATCAAGGAATTTCTGGCGAAACCAGTCGTGGACTATTACAAAGATTGAATCTTTTTGACAAGACTCAACCAGAGACGATTTTTGTCATGATTGGCATTAATGACCTCATTCGTGGGGTCAATGATGAAGTCATTTTAGATAATCAGCGACAAATTCTCCGTTACCTGCGAAAAACTCACCCCAAAACTCAAATCTTTGTTCAGTCGATTTTGCCTCATGGGGCAGAGGACGCAACCTGGGAAGGAAAAGAAAAACTTCTAGCCATTCCCAACAGCCGTATTCAGAAGTTAAATCAGCAATTACGAAGTATAGCTACTAAACAAAGTGTTAAATATATGGATTTGTATCCCTTGTTTACTAACCAAAAAGGAAATATGCGCCCAGAATTTACCACTGATGGCTTACACCTAAGCCCTGCAGGCTACGTAGTTTGGCGCACGGCGTTACAAGTTTATCAACAGGGAGTAGACAGATAA
- a CDS encoding SPFH domain-containing protein — protein sequence MKSFSSLFGKTKKNKLARFTTPLIAALALAGGINSAHAANIKTSAPTEISSASVRVEPTKPAIVKYQAAGVDPFVLIPIVLVGGLVIFVPLFFGGLVVIGEREVGVVVRKFTISGKGLPAGQLIALNGEAGLQADTLAPGWHWGYWPWQYSVRKEPVVVVPQGEIAVIVAADGASNPPERILGKIVDCDNFQDARKFLTQGGEKGRQMGFLTAGTYRINTALFKVIMAANASSHGMSPEQLRVYTVASDKVGIVTTLDGIPINVGEIAGSVITGHDNFQNGQKFLDGGGRRGLQEQILLSGSWNLNPWFVNVEQVPMTEIPIGYVGVVISFVGKAQEDVSGAAFTHGNLVNPGHKGVWVEPLYPGKHPLNTRIMKVELVPTINIVLNWSGRTERHKYDANLEALTVRSKDGFAFDLEVSQIIHVGALDAPKVISRVGSMQNLVDNVLEPSIGNYFRNSAQDYTVLDFLNARSERQVEASEYIKAALRTYDVQAIDTLIGDIQPPASLMQTQTDRKIAEEERKTYEVQQMAQTQRQQLVRETALADIQREMVTSEQSVQIAELKAQAQIKQANGEAEGTKLRAIAEAEGIRATGNAKAETYSHGVQALGIQGYTAMQMMQIIGDRNVRLIPDILVGGNNGSTNGLVDGLLSMILWNQTNKTGEVTPLPTTTPPLSPNGNSQLVVELPKNE from the coding sequence ATGAAAAGCTTTTCATCTCTGTTTGGTAAGACTAAAAAAAATAAATTAGCTCGCTTTACAACTCCATTAATAGCTGCACTGGCGTTAGCTGGGGGGATTAACTCTGCTCATGCCGCTAACATAAAAACATCCGCGCCTACAGAAATTTCTTCAGCATCAGTCCGAGTAGAACCGACAAAACCAGCTATTGTTAAGTATCAGGCGGCAGGGGTTGATCCTTTTGTACTCATTCCCATTGTGCTAGTTGGCGGTTTAGTAATATTTGTCCCCTTATTTTTTGGCGGTTTAGTTGTTATTGGCGAACGCGAGGTTGGTGTCGTCGTCAGAAAGTTTACGATTTCTGGAAAGGGTTTGCCAGCCGGACAGTTGATAGCCCTCAATGGTGAAGCAGGTTTACAAGCAGATACTCTTGCCCCTGGTTGGCATTGGGGTTACTGGCCTTGGCAGTACTCTGTACGTAAAGAGCCTGTAGTTGTTGTGCCTCAAGGTGAAATCGCCGTTATTGTGGCGGCTGATGGTGCATCAAACCCACCAGAGAGGATTTTAGGTAAAATCGTCGATTGTGATAACTTCCAAGATGCCCGAAAATTCCTGACTCAAGGTGGTGAAAAGGGTCGGCAAATGGGATTTCTCACGGCAGGGACATACCGCATTAATACTGCCCTGTTTAAAGTCATCATGGCAGCCAATGCTAGTAGCCACGGCATGAGTCCCGAACAGTTGCGGGTGTATACTGTTGCTTCTGACAAGGTAGGTATTGTTACTACCTTGGATGGTATACCCATTAATGTAGGTGAAATTGCTGGGTCAGTAATTACTGGACATGATAATTTCCAAAATGGTCAAAAGTTTCTGGATGGTGGCGGACGTAGGGGTTTACAAGAACAGATTCTACTTTCTGGTTCCTGGAACTTAAACCCTTGGTTTGTCAATGTTGAGCAAGTACCAATGACGGAAATTCCCATCGGTTATGTGGGTGTGGTGATTTCCTTCGTCGGGAAAGCCCAAGAAGATGTAAGCGGTGCAGCTTTCACCCACGGTAACTTGGTGAATCCTGGTCATAAGGGCGTATGGGTTGAGCCGTTGTATCCGGGTAAACACCCACTCAACACCCGCATCATGAAAGTGGAGTTAGTGCCGACTATTAATATAGTGTTGAACTGGTCAGGACGGACTGAACGCCATAAATACGATGCCAATTTAGAAGCTTTGACAGTGCGTTCTAAAGATGGGTTTGCCTTTGATTTGGAAGTGTCGCAAATCATCCATGTCGGCGCTTTGGATGCACCCAAGGTAATTTCTCGCGTTGGTTCTATGCAGAATTTGGTTGATAACGTTCTAGAACCAAGTATTGGCAACTATTTCCGCAACTCGGCCCAAGATTACACCGTGTTGGACTTCTTAAACGCCCGGAGTGAACGACAAGTAGAAGCATCTGAATATATCAAAGCAGCGTTGCGGACTTATGATGTTCAAGCAATTGATACCTTGATTGGGGATATTCAGCCGCCAGCGTCGTTGATGCAGACACAAACAGACCGGAAAATTGCTGAGGAAGAACGCAAAACCTACGAAGTTCAGCAGATGGCACAAACCCAACGTCAACAGCTTGTGCGGGAAACAGCCCTGGCTGATATCCAACGAGAAATGGTGACATCAGAACAGAGTGTGCAAATCGCTGAACTCAAAGCCCAAGCGCAAATTAAGCAAGCGAACGGTGAAGCAGAGGGAACGAAACTCCGGGCTATCGCTGAAGCGGAAGGTATCCGGGCAACAGGTAACGCGAAAGCGGAAACTTACAGTCATGGTGTGCAAGCATTGGGTATACAAGGCTATACGGCAATGCAAATGATGCAGATTATCGGCGATCGCAATGTTCGTTTAATTCCTGATATCCTGGTTGGTGGTAATAATGGCAGCACTAATGGCTTAGTTGACGGCTTGCTGTCGATGATTTTGTGGAATCAAACTAATAAAACAGGTGAAGTTACACCACTACCAACTACCACCCCACCACTATCACCAAACGGTAATTCTCAGTTGGTTGTAGAGTTGCCTAAAAATGAGTAA
- a CDS encoding ABC transporter permease: MKDFFLIKYAPEILQRTIEHLFLVGIAISIAIIIGIPLGILITRQKQLRQPILGIANILQTIPSLALFGLLIPVPVIGGIGATPAIVALALYSLLPLIRNTYTGISGVDPAIREAGRGMGMTDRQLLLQVEIPLAMAVILAGVRVATVISIGIATIAAAIGAGGLGVFIFRGIAVVNDQLILAGAVPAAVIALLADLLIGLLEQKFKVNS; the protein is encoded by the coding sequence ATGAAAGATTTCTTCTTAATTAAGTATGCTCCAGAAATCCTACAACGCACGATAGAGCATTTATTTTTAGTAGGTATTGCTATTAGTATTGCCATTATTATTGGCATTCCTTTAGGAATTTTAATCACGCGCCAAAAACAACTGCGGCAACCGATTTTAGGTATAGCTAATATTCTCCAAACTATACCCAGTTTAGCATTGTTTGGCTTACTCATCCCCGTTCCTGTAATTGGTGGTATTGGTGCGACTCCAGCAATTGTTGCCCTGGCTTTATATTCTCTTTTGCCACTAATTCGTAATACTTATACAGGCATCTCTGGAGTAGATCCGGCGATTCGAGAAGCTGGGCGGGGAATGGGTATGACTGATAGACAATTGTTATTACAGGTAGAAATTCCCTTAGCGATGGCAGTTATTTTGGCTGGGGTGCGAGTAGCGACAGTTATCTCTATTGGAATTGCCACTATTGCAGCTGCCATTGGTGCTGGTGGTTTGGGAGTCTTTATTTTTAGAGGAATTGCCGTAGTCAATGATCAATTAATTTTAGCTGGGGCAGTTCCTGCGGCGGTAATTGCTTTATTGGCTGATTTATTAATTGGATTGTTAGAGCAAAAATTCAAGGTTAATTCGTAA
- a CDS encoding alpha/beta hydrolase yields the protein MKRLLKYLSLGLLSIGFAAKPGLSAERISLFYPPFGEFSLPVSSLETFAKQGKIDGDLQFYAQRATPEQLTQLREFLQQRFDVTPTFISQITYSPIGEQVLQRLGDIVQTDSRRNGFYALRSALILSAAKPQGFSVINVLRNFPSDNLRLNFSEGVRIVDDLSRLTKNRDRVVASLQQGAVAQTVVSNENLSKLPDLRSPGKFRWQIVNFTLNDTQRNRRLPVDLYLPQANTDTQGKPPFPLVVISHGIASDRYSFIYLAEHLASYGFAVAVLEHPGSNAKRFEQYFAGLASPPEPREFVDRPLDIKVLLDELQRLEQSDPRLQGKLNFQQIGAIGQSFGGYTVLSLGGAKINFNQLNQDCNPENSSLNISLLLQCEANQLLPQDYQLQDSRIKAVIAINPISSSIFGESGISQIKLPVMMVAGSQDIFAPPVPEQIRPFTWLPNPYKYLVLIDNATHFTLIGDSPQGKNVLPVPSGLLGPDRTAAYSYLKALSVAFLQANLLNRPEYRSYLQPSYAQSISQAPLNLNIWQSLTAEQLMEIRE from the coding sequence ATGAAAAGACTGTTGAAATATCTGAGTCTAGGTTTATTGTCTATTGGTTTTGCCGCTAAACCAGGTTTAAGTGCTGAACGTATCAGTCTTTTTTACCCTCCCTTTGGTGAATTTTCTTTACCTGTTAGTTCGTTAGAAACCTTTGCTAAGCAAGGGAAGATTGATGGTGATTTACAGTTTTATGCTCAACGTGCAACTCCCGAACAGTTGACACAACTACGGGAGTTTCTACAACAACGCTTTGATGTCACTCCTACCTTCATATCTCAAATTACTTACTCACCAATCGGTGAACAGGTTTTGCAACGCCTGGGAGACATAGTACAGACCGATTCCCGCCGCAATGGCTTTTATGCTTTGCGTTCTGCATTGATTCTATCCGCCGCCAAACCACAGGGTTTCTCAGTTATTAATGTCTTACGTAATTTTCCCAGTGATAATTTGCGGCTGAATTTCTCAGAGGGTGTGAGAATAGTTGATGACTTGTCACGATTGACCAAAAATAGGGATAGAGTGGTTGCGTCTCTGCAACAAGGTGCGGTAGCTCAGACTGTTGTTTCTAATGAGAATTTATCTAAACTACCAGATTTACGATCGCCTGGAAAGTTCCGTTGGCAAATAGTCAATTTCACCTTAAATGATACTCAGCGCAATCGCCGTTTACCAGTAGATTTATATTTACCACAAGCTAATACAGATACTCAAGGAAAACCACCTTTTCCCCTAGTTGTGATTTCTCACGGCATCGCCTCAGACCGCTATAGTTTTATTTACCTGGCTGAACATCTAGCATCCTACGGTTTTGCTGTTGCTGTATTAGAGCATCCTGGTAGTAATGCTAAACGCTTCGAGCAATATTTTGCAGGCTTGGCAAGTCCGCCAGAACCTAGAGAATTTGTTGACAGACCTTTAGATATTAAGGTGCTTCTCGATGAACTCCAGCGTTTGGAACAGTCCGATCCCAGGCTCCAGGGTAAACTCAATTTTCAACAAATTGGGGCGATCGGTCAATCCTTTGGTGGTTATACGGTTTTGTCCTTGGGAGGGGCAAAAATAAATTTTAACCAACTCAACCAGGACTGTAACCCCGAAAATTCTAGTTTGAATATATCGTTACTGTTGCAGTGTGAAGCTAATCAATTATTGCCACAAGATTATCAGTTGCAAGACAGCCGTATTAAAGCAGTCATTGCCATTAATCCTATTAGTAGCTCTATTTTTGGTGAAAGCGGTATCAGTCAGATTAAACTTCCTGTGATGATGGTAGCAGGTAGCCAAGATATTTTCGCCCCACCTGTACCCGAACAAATTCGCCCTTTTACTTGGCTTCCTAACCCCTATAAATATTTAGTCTTAATTGACAATGCTACCCACTTCACTCTCATCGGCGATTCACCCCAAGGGAAGAATGTCTTACCTGTACCAAGTGGATTGCTTGGCCCTGACAGAACTGCGGCTTATTCCTATCTCAAGGCTTTAAGTGTGGCTTTTTTACAAGCCAATCTACTCAATCGTCCTGAATATCGCTCTTATTTGCAGCCTTCTTACGCTCAATCTATTAGCCAAGCTCCTCTAAATCTGAATATTTGGCAGTCATTAACTGCTGAACAATTGATGGAAATTAGGGAGTAG
- a CDS encoding phytochelatin synthase family protein → MKLFIPATVIGLCLSSSQVLAQTLTLSPNLIGFNSNEGEKLLLTSGSREDFFPLSMQFVTQVNQAYCGVASIIMVLNSLGIDAPETAQYSPYRVFTQDNFFSNEKTKAVIAPEVVASQGMTLDELGGLIASYGVEVKVHHASNTNIEEFRKQVAENLKQDGNFVIVNYLRKEIGQERGGHISPLAAYNEQTDRFLIMDVSRYKYPPVWVKTTDLWKAMNTVDSVSQKTRGFVLVSKIQD, encoded by the coding sequence ATGAAACTCTTTATCCCAGCAACAGTTATTGGATTGTGCCTTTCTAGTAGCCAAGTTCTGGCTCAAACTTTGACACTTTCGCCTAACTTAATTGGCTTCAATTCCAACGAAGGAGAAAAATTATTACTTACAAGTGGCTCAAGAGAAGACTTCTTTCCTCTGAGTATGCAGTTCGTTACGCAAGTTAATCAAGCTTACTGTGGTGTAGCTAGTATAATTATGGTGCTGAATAGCTTGGGAATTGATGCACCAGAAACAGCCCAATATTCTCCCTACCGTGTATTCACTCAAGACAACTTTTTCAGCAACGAAAAAACTAAAGCAGTAATCGCGCCTGAAGTAGTAGCTAGTCAAGGTATGACTCTCGATGAATTGGGAGGATTAATAGCTAGTTATGGTGTAGAAGTCAAAGTGCATCATGCTAGCAATACAAATATAGAAGAATTTAGAAAACAGGTAGCAGAAAATTTAAAACAGGACGGAAACTTTGTCATAGTTAATTATTTACGTAAGGAAATTGGACAAGAAAGGGGGGGACATATATCACCTTTAGCTGCTTACAATGAGCAGACCGATAGATTTTTAATTATGGATGTTTCCCGCTATAAATACCCACCAGTTTGGGTAAAGACAACAGATTTATGGAAAGCCATGAATACAGTTGATTCAGTTTCTCAGAAAACTCGTGGTTTTGTATTAGTGAGTAAAATACAAGATTAG
- a CDS encoding SDR family NAD(P)-dependent oxidoreductase, with product MNIRGKVALVTGASRGIGRAIALELAQQGIHRLILVARDRQKLREVAQEVEAMGVQATTLAIDLTQATEVNIAIAQLWRNYGPIHLLVNCAGVAYQSSFLQSKLPQVQEELSVNLLGMYTLTSLIAKRMASQRQGTIVNVSSLMGKVAAPTMATYSATKFAILGFTQALRRELAEYNIQVKALLPSLTDTDMVRDLKLFRWVIPMTPQEVAKALITGLEKDAPEILVGWQSHLAVWCQRLAPWLLELVLKIATPPAIRQQQSDENLSFWAKIQRFGDFFFSGNKFPFVFARKT from the coding sequence ATGAATATTCGAGGTAAAGTAGCCCTGGTGACTGGGGCTTCCCGTGGAATTGGGCGAGCGATCGCTTTAGAATTAGCACAACAAGGAATACACAGATTAATTTTAGTGGCACGCGATCGCCAAAAGTTAAGAGAAGTCGCCCAGGAAGTGGAGGCTATGGGAGTCCAAGCCACAACATTGGCGATTGATTTAACGCAAGCCACCGAGGTAAACATTGCCATAGCGCAACTATGGCGCAATTACGGCCCCATTCACTTACTTGTTAACTGTGCAGGCGTTGCATACCAAAGTTCATTCTTGCAATCAAAACTTCCCCAAGTTCAAGAAGAACTTTCTGTAAACTTATTGGGAATGTATACCCTCACCAGCCTCATCGCCAAACGTATGGCTAGCCAAAGACAAGGAACTATTGTCAATGTTTCCAGCTTAATGGGGAAAGTAGCTGCACCAACAATGGCGACTTATTCAGCCACAAAGTTTGCTATCTTAGGCTTTACCCAAGCCTTGCGCCGCGAACTTGCTGAGTACAACATCCAGGTGAAGGCGTTATTACCATCCCTCACCGACACAGATATGGTGCGTGACTTAAAACTATTTCGCTGGGTGATTCCCATGACACCCCAGGAAGTAGCCAAAGCGTTAATTACTGGACTAGAAAAAGATGCACCAGAAATTTTAGTAGGATGGCAAAGTCATTTAGCCGTGTGGTGTCAACGTTTAGCCCCTTGGTTACTGGAATTGGTTTTAAAAATTGCCACACCACCAGCTATTAGACAACAACAATCTGACGAAAACTTGAGCTTTTGGGCAAAAATCCAGCGTTTTGGCGATTTCTTCTTTTCTGGAAACAAGTTTCCCTTCGTATTCGCCCGTAAAACCTGA
- a CDS encoding ATP-binding cassette domain-containing protein: MPQTKSATIEFRDVTFSRNHRLLVSHLNFAIYEGEALVLLGRSGSGKTTTMKLINRLFTPTQGEVLFQGIPTNQWDEIKLRRKIGYVIQETGLFPHFTVERNVGLVPTLEGWLPKQIKTRVYELLHLVGLDPAQFAQRYPHELSGGQRQRVGVARALAADPPVMLMDEPFGALDPITRLELQREFQRLQQELGKTVVFVTHDIQEAFVLASRIGLMYGGELVFLGTKDEFIASQHPESLAFLQCLYSLQTS, translated from the coding sequence ATGCCGCAAACCAAATCAGCAACAATTGAATTCCGTGATGTTACATTTAGCCGTAATCATCGTCTTCTTGTATCCCATCTCAACTTTGCCATCTACGAAGGAGAAGCACTAGTATTACTGGGACGTAGCGGTAGTGGCAAAACTACCACCATGAAATTAATCAATCGTCTGTTTACACCCACCCAAGGCGAAGTTTTATTTCAAGGAATACCTACGAATCAGTGGGATGAAATTAAACTGCGGCGCAAGATTGGTTATGTAATTCAAGAAACGGGGCTATTTCCCCATTTCACTGTAGAACGCAACGTGGGTTTAGTCCCAACTTTAGAAGGCTGGCTACCCAAACAAATTAAGACGCGGGTTTATGAATTGCTGCACTTGGTAGGCTTAGATCCAGCACAATTCGCTCAACGTTACCCTCATGAATTATCTGGAGGACAAAGGCAAAGAGTCGGTGTCGCTAGAGCTTTAGCCGCAGATCCCCCAGTTATGTTGATGGATGAACCCTTTGGCGCACTTGATCCCATTACACGCTTAGAACTGCAACGAGAGTTTCAGCGATTACAACAGGAATTAGGTAAGACAGTGGTTTTTGTTACTCACGATATCCAAGAAGCCTTCGTTTTAGCATCAAGAATTGGGTTAATGTATGGAGGAGAGTTGGTATTTTTAGGAACCAAAGATGAATTTATTGCTTCCCAGCATCCAGAAAGTCTTGCTTTTCTACAATGCCTGTATTCTCTACAAACTAGCTAA